One stretch of Apis cerana isolate GH-2021 linkage group LG8, AcerK_1.0, whole genome shotgun sequence DNA includes these proteins:
- the LOC107996505 gene encoding muscle-specific protein 20, producing MALERQVRAKIAAKRNPEQEKEAQEWIESILGKKFPPGELFEDVIKDGQVLCHLMNKISPGSISKINSSGGQFKMMENINAFQKALKDYGVSDVDVFQTVDLWEKKDIAQVVTTLFALGRTTYKHPEWKGPYLGPKPADECKREFTEEQLRAGQTVIGLQAGSNKGATQSGQSIGATRKILLGK from the exons ATGGCTCTCGAACGTCAAGTGCGCGCCAAG ATCGCTGCAAAGCGCAATCCAGAACAGGAAAAAGAAGCCCAAGAATGGATCGAGTCTATTTTGGGCAAAAAATTCCCACCTGGTGAACTGTTCGAGGATGTTATTAAGGATGGACAAGTGCTGTGTCATCTGATGAACAAGATTTCCCCAGGATCGATCTCGAAGATAAACAGCTCTGGTGGCCAATTCAAAATGATGGAAAACATCAACGC GTTCCAAAAAGCTTTAAAGGATTATGGCGTATCTGACGTTGATGTATTCCAAACAGTCGACTTGTGGGAGAAAAAAGACATCGCACAGGTTGTGACGACTCTCTTTGCTCTTGGTCGTACG ACGTATAAACACCCAGAATGGAAAGGACCCTATCTAGGACCTAAACCAGCTGATGAATGCAAACGTGAATTCACCGAGGAGCAACTACGTGCTGGGCAAACCGTGATTGGTCTACAAGCCGGTTCCAATAAAGGTGCTACCCAATCGGGTCAAAGCATTGGTGCCACCCGTAAGATTCTTCTAGGAAAGTAA